The genomic segment CCGAGTGCGGTTAAGGCTGAGGTCGATCGCATACCCCTGTTTCAAATTGCGATAAAACAACCTTGTCAGGGTTAGGGCTACTTCATCGGGAATACGCTCTGCCATAGCCAACACAGCAGGCACCCCATGCCGAATCAGGGCTTCAGCTAGATTTTGCTCACTAGCACCGTCGGCATTATCGGTTGTGTAAGCACTCCGACAAGAGTTAAACACGGCTAGGCGAATACCATTATTAACTAACAGCCCGGCTAAGTCGTCACCGCTCAGGGTTTCTGTCAGCCCTGTGCGACCACTTACCAGGTATAAATCCCCACCAGAAGCACCCAGATTGCTATGTCCAGCATAGTGCAACACTTGGTAATGGCCCTGCTCCAGTTCACGGGTCAACTGTTCCCGATCCGGCTGCTCTAAGATAGTCAGTTGGATTGCTGTAGTTGGGGAGGCACCGTAGTCGGCTGACGACGGGATGGCAGGACTAGAGGCCAACAATTCTTCCTGAAGGTGGCGGGCTTCTCGTGCCAAGTCTAACCGCTCTTGATCCGTGGGGGCGGCGATCGCCATCAAAATTCGCAGCGGCTGACCTGGTTTCAACCCCAGATTTGGAGCTTGCATCACAGGTCTAACCATGCCCTGCCCAAACTGATAGCGAGAAAACACAACATCCGTGCCTGTGGTGATAGGGCGGTCTCCTCGGTGTAACACTTCCCAAGGTAAACGCCAGAGTCGATCGCCCTTTAGCCCTAAGCGCAACCGCAACAAGTCTTGTCGGTGTTGGGCAATGCCCTGGGCTGTCACCCAACTATCGCGGATAGTGCCCTGAAATAGCGCTCCGTAAAGACATTGACCCAGGGACACCAAGTCGAAGATGGTATTAGCCAATGGTGGCTCTGTACTCTTACCAGAGCGGAGTGGAACTGAACTAGACGCTTGCGATCGGAGAACCCCTGCGGATGCAGCACCACCTGTGCCGCGTAGAATGGTCAGTAGCGGATCATTCATCAGTTGCCGCGCCTGCACCAACCAATCCTCGACTGCCCACACAACCTGCTCTTCCGCCAGCGGCACACCCGGAGCAACTCGCTCTGTCCGGATGAGATATTCATCGCCCCCTACTGGGGTCACAGAAACTTGAAATTCCTGCGTCACAACTACACTCCGAACTGATCAACGTAATGCACACCGTCCTCTAACCTAGAGCTTAGACAGATGCTTGACAGATACTTACCGAGTAGACATACTCGCTAGGTAACTAGGTTTGCTTGGTAAACACGTTATCAATATTACGTTAATACCAAGTTCGTACAAGCTACAACTAGGCGGTGAATGGTACTATTAGTAACCACCAGAATGTCACTACCAACTGCCCTGCCAACTATGCTGCTAATCTGGCTGCTAACCTAGCTGCTAACTTAGTGGTGTGCACTCGCTGATCTACGGTGAGGAACTAGTAACTATCAACCAGCCGAAATCAATACTTAACCCTTCCGGATTCTTGGTCTGCACAACAGAAGATAAAAGTGGTAGATGCACCCTGATTAAAACCCTGGTTCAGTATCTGCTGAACTGGGGCTTTCTTTTTCTGACTAGATACAGCACCTGAGTGGCAGGGAGTCAGATGAGTCGCCGACATGGCTCACATCGATGGACACCGTTTACACTAGGTTAATATTTAAAATTCATTAACGTCTAGGATGCCCTAGTTTTAGTGTATCGATAAACTAGCGTCCGTGGGAATTTTTCCTCGATCTCTGTCTCGCAGCCCTAATCGCGGGTAAAGAAATGTTAAGAATCAACAAATCCGCAACAGTATTGCATTTCAGTGCGCTACGTCCCAAGGCTCTACAATAGAAGTAACGAACTATTGGCCCTGTAGATAGCATCCTGGAACGTATTGCATTGATTCAAACTGAAACCTTAGACCTGTTGGAGTGGTCACGGCTGTGTCAGCACGTTGCAACTTTTGCTGCCACGAAGTTAGGAACTATGGCAGCGCGTCAACTACCGATTCCTGATAGCCAGACTGAGAGTGAACGGTTGCTGGCACAAACACGAGAAGCCTATCATTTGGAAGCACTACCCACTGGTGGTCTTAGCTTTGAGGGCATTCAAGATATTGGGGAAGCCCTAGCACGATCGACCGTGAGGGGGTTGTTGACAGGTACAGAATTGATCGCTATCGCCACGACATTGGCTGGAATGCGGAATGTGCGTCGCTTGATTGAAAGTCAACCCAATGTGCCCACCTTAGCCGCACTCGTAGCAGACCTGCGCACCCATCCAGATTTAGAGCAGGCCATTCATCATTGTATTGATGACCAAGGCAAAGTGAGCGATCGCGCCAGCCCCAAATTAGCAGACCTGCGAGAACGGCTACGAACCTTACGACAAGACATCTACCAAAAGTTACAAAATATCCTGCACCAAAAGGCAGGGGCTATCCAAGAAGCCACCATTACCCAACGTCACGATCGGTTTGTTATTCCTGTCAAGGCTTCCCAAAAAGATGCCATTCCTGGAATTATCCATGACACCTCAACCACAGGTGCCACTCTCTATGTGGAACCCAATTCTACAGTGCCCATGAATAATCAACTGCAACAGTTACTGCGCCAAGAGCAGGCTGAGGAGGAGGCTGTGCGTCGTCAGTTGACAGAACAGGTAGCGGCAGTGCATGAAGATTTAGAACATCTATTGGCGATCGCGACCATCCTTGACCTTGCCACAGCCCGTGCTCGCTATAGCCACTGGCTGGGAGCTAATCCACCCCGATTTATAACCATCGGTTCACCCCCTCCAACTTCAAGTGATGAGTCTGCTCAGCGAGACGCTGCACCATCTGAGCCAATCGTCTTGCGGCAACTACGTCATCCCTTGTTGGTGTGGCAACAGCAGCATGAGCAGGGTAAACCTGTGGTGCCGATCGATGTCGTTATCCAACCCAGCATTCGAGTGGTTGCCATCACTGGCCCCAACACGGGTGGCAAAACTGCTGCCTTAAAAACCATAGGGTTGGCTGCGGTCATGGCTAAAGCTGGGTTATTTATCCCGGCTCGCGAACCTGTTGACATTCCTTGGTTTACCTACATCTTGGCTGATATTGGCGACGAACAATCCCTGCAACAAAGTTTGTCTACTTTCTCTGGGCATGTGCGCCGCATCGGCAGAATTTTGACCCAGTTGTTTGGTGAGGCGGAGTCTGAGTTACAAACATCTGAATCACAGACATTCAAGTCACAGACATTTGAGTCACCAATATCCCATGAGCAAGTATTTGACAAGCAGGGAACTTATACACAGGGAGCAACAAATCCAGCATCTGCTCAGCCGGGAGCTAGCGATCGCTCATCCCTAGCTACCACTCCTGAAACACCCTACGGCAACGGTTTTGCCAGCCTCCATCCCTCACTAGTGTTATTGGATGAGGTGGGTGCTGGTACTGATCCATCTGAGGGCAGTGCCCTAGCGATCGCACTCTTGCAATACCTAGCTGAGCGAGTGCAACTTACCATTGCTACGACCCACTTTGGTGAACTGAAGGCCCTGAAATATCAAGACCCTCGATTTGAGAATGCCTCAGTAGAGTTTGACGATGCCAGCCTTGCCCCTACCTACCGCTTGCTATGGGGCATTCCAGGACGTTCCAACGCTCTGACCATTGCCCAACGGTTGGGCCTACCTATAGAGATCATTGACCGAGCACGCAACTATGTTGGTGGATTTTCCCAAGATATCAACAGTGTAATCAGCGGCCTAGAAGCCCAGCGCCGAGAGCAAGAAATCAAAGCTAAAGCTGCGGCTGATTTGTTGGCAAGTGCAGAACAGCTTTATCAGCAAGTTTCTAGCAGAGCGCAGGCTCTGCAAGCACGGGAACGAGAGCTACAACTCGCCCAAGAGCAGGCTGTACAGCAGGCGATCGCCCAAGCTAAGGAAGACATTGCCCGCGTTATCCGTCAACTACAACAAGGCCCTGCCACTGCTCAAGCTGCCCAGCAAGCCACCCAAGCCCTCGATCAGCTAGCTCAACAACACCTGCCGTCACAGCGGATTGCACCGTCAAGGCCCAATTTTATCCCCAAGGTCGGCGATCGCGTCCGTATTCCCAGCGTAGGCCAAACTGCCGAAGTTCTAGCCATCGATGACCAAGACAACACCCTAACTGTTCGCTTTGGCATGATGAAGATGAGTGTTCGCTTAGAGGATGTCGAGTCCCTAGATGGGCAAAAAGTGCAATTAGCCCAGACTTCAACAAAGGCAACTCCAGTCAATGCCTCAGCCAATTCGGCCTCAGAGCAGAGTGCCACACCACTGACCATACGGACATCGCGGAACACCCTTGATCTGCGGGGCTATCGGGTTGCTGATGCTGAACCACTGCTCGATCGGGCGATCGCCGAAGGAGATGGCGCAGTGTGGATCATTCACGG from the Cyanobacteriota bacterium genome contains:
- a CDS encoding CHAT domain-containing protein, with translation MTQEFQVSVTPVGGDEYLIRTERVAPGVPLAEEQVVWAVEDWLVQARQLMNDPLLTILRGTGGAASAGVLRSQASSSVPLRSGKSTEPPLANTIFDLVSLGQCLYGALFQGTIRDSWVTAQGIAQHRQDLLRLRLGLKGDRLWRLPWEVLHRGDRPITTGTDVVFSRYQFGQGMVRPVMQAPNLGLKPGQPLRILMAIAAPTDQERLDLAREARHLQEELLASSPAIPSSADYGASPTTAIQLTILEQPDREQLTRELEQGHYQVLHYAGHSNLGASGGDLYLVSGRTGLTETLSGDDLAGLLVNNGIRLAVFNSCRSAYTTDNADGASEQNLAEALIRHGVPAVLAMAERIPDEVALTLTRLFYRNLKQGYAIDLSLNRTRQGLLSAYGSNQLYWALPILYLNPDFDGCLVPPVANQRPYPDV
- a CDS encoding endonuclease MutS2, producing the protein MIQTETLDLLEWSRLCQHVATFAATKLGTMAARQLPIPDSQTESERLLAQTREAYHLEALPTGGLSFEGIQDIGEALARSTVRGLLTGTELIAIATTLAGMRNVRRLIESQPNVPTLAALVADLRTHPDLEQAIHHCIDDQGKVSDRASPKLADLRERLRTLRQDIYQKLQNILHQKAGAIQEATITQRHDRFVIPVKASQKDAIPGIIHDTSTTGATLYVEPNSTVPMNNQLQQLLRQEQAEEEAVRRQLTEQVAAVHEDLEHLLAIATILDLATARARYSHWLGANPPRFITIGSPPPTSSDESAQRDAAPSEPIVLRQLRHPLLVWQQQHEQGKPVVPIDVVIQPSIRVVAITGPNTGGKTAALKTIGLAAVMAKAGLFIPAREPVDIPWFTYILADIGDEQSLQQSLSTFSGHVRRIGRILTQLFGEAESELQTSESQTFKSQTFESPISHEQVFDKQGTYTQGATNPASAQPGASDRSSLATTPETPYGNGFASLHPSLVLLDEVGAGTDPSEGSALAIALLQYLAERVQLTIATTHFGELKALKYQDPRFENASVEFDDASLAPTYRLLWGIPGRSNALTIAQRLGLPIEIIDRARNYVGGFSQDINSVISGLEAQRREQEIKAKAAADLLASAEQLYQQVSSRAQALQARERELQLAQEQAVQQAIAQAKEDIARVIRQLQQGPATAQAAQQATQALDQLAQQHLPSQRIAPSRPNFIPKVGDRVRIPSVGQTAEVLAIDDQDNTLTVRFGMMKMSVRLEDVESLDGQKVQLAQTSTKATPVNASANSASEQSATPLTIRTSRNTLDLRGYRVADAEPLLDRAIAEGDGAVWIIHGHGTGRLRQGVHEFLKQHPRVSRFTLAEPQDGGSGVTIAYLT